In Gordonia sp. SL306, the genomic window GACGACCGCCGTTTCGCGGCATCCACGTGTTCGTCTCCGGTAGCACGACCGACTGGTATCGGCCGGTCTTCGACGGCGACATCATCTACTCCTTCGAAGGTTTCGACAAGGTGGAACTGAAGGAATCGGAGTTCGCCGGACGCTCCCTGCTGGTGACCCGGATTCACGTGCAGTTCAATCAACGGGCCGAGATCGTCCAGATCCAGCGCGTGCTCACCATCCACACCGAGCGACACGAGTCGAAGAAGCGCAAGAAGTACGACACGATCGAGCGGGCCACGTACACCCCCGAAGAGATCGCCGCGATCGACGAGATCTATGCCGCCGAGCAACGTCGGGGCGCCGAGCCGCGATACTGGGAGGACGTACAGGTCGGCGAATCCCTCCCGACGATGGCCAAGGGCCCGCTAACGGTGACCGACATGGTTGTCTTCCATTCCGGTGGATATGGTTTCGCGCCCTACACGCCGTGTACAGGTCGGCTCTGGCATCAGAACCGGCAGCGCATCGGTGCCTTCTACATTCCCAACGAGCAGGGTGTGCCGGACGTGGCGCAGCGGATCCATTGGGATGCCGAATATGCCCGTTCGATCGGGCTGCCCGCGTCCTACGACTACGGGATGATGCGCGACTGCTGGCTCACACATGTGCTCACCGATTGGATCGGCGACGACGGCTGGATCGACTCGATGTCGAGTCAGATGCGCAGATTCAACTATCTGGGCGATACGCATACGTTCACCGGTGAGGTCGTCGGCAAACGGGTGGAGGACACCCGTCATCTCGTCGACATCGAATTCCGAGGCACCAGTCAACGCGACGAGGTGACATGCCCGGCGACCGCCACGGTGTCGCTGCCGAGCCGGGAGGCAGGGTTGGCCACGCTGCGTAAGCCGCCGGCCGAACTGGAGGCGATCGCCGCCCAGATGATCAAGCGGCACGGCGAATTACGCGCCGCCAAGCGGGCCGGGCAGGTCTGAGAGCACTGACCACCACGGGTCCCGGTCTTCCGGAACCCGTGAACGAGATTCGTGAAGGAGAATCGGGATGCGATTGACGGACCACACATTTTTGGTGACCGGCGGCGCCTCGGGCCTCGGCGCCGCGACAGCCGGGGCGATCGTCGATGCGGGTGGCCGCGTGGTCATCGCGGATCTGCAATCGTCAGACGGCAAGGCAACCGCGGAACGACTGGGACCGGCCGCGGTGTTCGCGCCCGTCGACGTGACCGACGAACAGAGCCTTGCCGATGCACTCGACGCCACCGAGGCCCACGGTCCGTTGCGCGGCGCCGTGCACTGCGCCGGCCGCGGCGGAGACCGCCTCCGTATCCTCGACAAGGCGGGAGATCCAGCGCCCCTCCAGAGTTTTCGCGATGTCCTGGAGGTGAATCTCATCGGGACGTACAACGTGCTGCGGCTCGCCTCGGCGCGCATCGCACGTAATGACCCGATCGACACCGAGCGCGGCGCCATCGTCCTGACGGCGTCGGTGGCCGCCTTCGACGGTCAGATCGGCCAGACCTCGTACACCGCGTCCAAGGCAGGGGTCCACGGCATCACGCTGGTCGCCGCACGGGATCTGGCCAGTGTCGGAATCCGGGTCAACACCATCGCCCCGGGCACCTTCGACACGCCGATGCTCGCCCGGTTGCGAGACGACATCCGCGACGGACTCGCGGCGTCGGTGCCCTTCCCCAAGAGGCTCGGTCTGCCAGAGGACTACGCGGGGATGGCGCTCACGTTGTTGCAGAACGCCTACGTGAACGGTGAAACGGTGCGTCTGGACGGCTCGATCCGGATGGCCCCGCGATGACCGATCAGGCCACGACGGCAGCTCAGGCCACGACAACGGATCAGGCCGGCGAGCAGGTGCCGGAAATCCTCACCGAGGTGACCGATGGCGTCCTGATCATGACCATCAATCGTCCGCGGCAACGCAATGCGATGACCAAGAGCGCCGCCGAGGAGCTCGCCGCCGCGCTGGATCGTCTCGACGACGACCCCGGCATCGCGGTCGGAGTGCTGACCGGTAGCGGGGGAACATTCTGTGCAGGAATGGATCTCAAGCGTTTTCAGCTCGGCGAGCGTCCGGTGGTGGAAGGGCGCGGGTTCGGCGGGCTGGTGCAGTCGCCGCCGGCGAAACCGCTGGTCGCGGCCGTCGAGGGCTGGGCGCTCGGCGGCGGTTTCGAGATGGTCCTCGCGGCCGATCTGGTCGTGGCGGGCGAGAGCGCCGCGTTCGGTTTGCCGGAGGTCAAGCGTGGCCTGATCGCCCGGGCAGGCGGCATCTTCCGGACACCTCAGGTGTTGCCGCGGGCGGTTGCGCTCGAACTGCTGTTGACCGGTGAGCCCATGAGCGCCACACAGGCGGAGCGCCATGGCCTGATCAATCGGGTGGTCCCCGACGGGCAGGCAGTCGAGGTGGCACGGGAACTCGCGTCCACGATCGCGGCCAACGCACCCCTGGCCGTCCGGGCGAGCAAGGCGGTGGCGCTGAGTTCGCGCACCTGGAACGACGACGAGGCCTTTGCGGGTCAGGTCGCGTTCACCGATCCGGTCTTCGCGTCCGAGGACGCGAAAGAGGGGCCGGCCGCCTTCGCCGAGCGGCGAGCGCCCCGATGGAAAGGGCGTTGACGATTCTCGTCAGGTGAGCAGTACGACGGATCGGCAGGCGTGATCTCACGCCTGCCGATCCGATGTGGTGGAGGCTCGGCAGGTCAACGGCCGAGATGGCTGTCCAGCAACAGCTGTGCGGTGGACGTGTAGTCGCCGTATCCGCCACGGAAGAAGAGCAGCGGGCGTTTCACGGATGCCACGGTCAGGTCCTGTATCCGACCCACGACGAGGAAGTGGTCGCCGAGTTCCACGGTCTTCTCGATGGTGCAGTCGACCCAGGCCACGACACCGTCGAGGATCGGGTTGCGGTACTCGGATTGCTCCCACTTCACCCCCGTGAACCGATCAGCGCCGCGCTTGGACATCTGACGGCACAGCCATTCCTGATCAGAGGCCAGAGCGTTGGCGCAGAACCGGCCCGCATCGAGGATCTTGGGCAGCGTGGTCGAGGACCGATCCACCAGAAACGAGACGAGCGGCGGGTCCAGTGAGACAGAGGTGAACGACCCCACCACCATTCCGGCCGGTTCGTCGGCGGTGACCATGGTGGTCACCGCCACGACTCCGGTGGGGAAATTGCCGAGGACGTCACGCAGGTAACGCGCCTCGAAGACCTGAGCAGTGTTGGGGTCGTCCATCGTTCCTGTCCTGTTCGTTCGGCGGCGGTCGCCCTCAGATGGTCACCAGCATCCCGGGTGGCGTCTCGAGGCCCATCTTGTGCAGGGAGTTCGAGTGGTAGGCGACACCGTCGACGTGGATCATGTGCTGCAATCCGACATGGGCGTCGCGCCAGTACCGCTGCATGGGACTGCTCTTGCGGATGGCGACGCCGCCCGATCGCGCGAAGATCTCGTCGAGCGCGGACACGGCCCGCCACGCGCACCGAACCTGGTTGCGACGCTGGTTCGATCGTTCCTCGGTGGTCGGGGTACCGCCGTTCTCGATGATGTCGTGTAGGCGGCCGATGCCCTCGATCAGCTGCACCCGCGACGCCTCGATCTCGGCGGCGGCCTCGCCTGCCGCGTGCAGCACGTAGGGATCGTCGCGGACCTGGACACCCGTGACCGCGACGCGGTCCTTCTGAATCGCGAGGTGGGTGGCCAGGGCGCCTTCACAGATGCCGATCACGGCGGCCGTGATGCCCAGCGGGAACATCACGCCGAAGGACAACTTGTACACCGCCTCCTCGCGTCCCGAACGTGCCGACGCGGTCCCGTCGGAGATGTCGCTCTGGGTGACGGTGCGATAGGCGGGTACGACGGCCTTGTCGACGACGACATCCTTGCTGCCGGTCCCGCAGAGCCCGACGACATCCCACGAATCGTCGATGAGCTGGTAGTCGGACCGGGGGAGTACGACGTGCATGACCTCCGGCGGCATCAGGGGTTTGCCCGACCCATCGCCCTTCATCGCTCCGAGGAAGTCCCATTGGCAGTGGTCGGAACCCGACGAGAACGGCCAACGCCCGCTGAGTACGAACGAATCGTTCTCGACCGGATCGGCGATGCCGTTGGGCATGTACGGCGAGGCCACCCAGGTGTCCGGGTCGTCGCCCCAGATCTCCTGCTGGAGGCGCCGGTCCATCTGTGCCAGCTCCCAGGGATGGACGCCGACGACGCCCGCGACCCAACCGGCCGCAGGGTCGTTTGCGGCGATCGCCATGACGGCCGCCGCGAAGTCGCGCGGATGCGCCGCATAGCCACCGAAATCGGTGGGCTGCAGCATCCTGATGACACCTGTCTGCCGGAGCAGGTCCGCTGTCTTGTCGCTGAGTTTGCCCAGCTTCTCGTTCTCCTCGGCCAGGGCCGCCAGTTCCGGGCCCAGCTCCTCGATGCGCTTGATGACTTCGTGTGCCATGCCGTCGTACCTCTGACTTCCTTCTCGTGCTTGTCCCCGCCCGGCGGCAGGATGTCCCGATTCTGTTTCGTCGGATCGTCGCGCGCCCGGTTCTGTCCGCTCAGTGGGAACTGCCGGCGACGACACGCTCATCTCGTTTCACGAGTGAGGAATTCGAGGACGACGCGTTCGAAGTCCTGCTTCTTCTCGACCTGAATCCAGTGCCCGCACTGGGAGAAGGTGTGCAACTCGACGTCGGGCAGCCAGCGGTTCGCGAAGTGCGCCTGGTCGTAGGGGAGCATCCGATCCTCTCGGCCCCACAGCATGAGTGTCGGCGTGGTGATGGAATCCGGACGCTTCCAGAGGGGCGTGTAGGTCTCGCGCAGGGTGGGGTTGAACATGGCACCGAAGATGGCTCGTGTCCGGTCGATGACGCCGTCGGCGGTGGCATTGCGCATCCGTTCGTCGACCAACTCGTCGGTGACGAGGGACTTGTCGTGAACCATGGTGTTGATCCACTCGACCATGCGCTCACGGGTGGGATCGGAGAGGAAGGCGAACAGTCGCTGGAAGCCCTCGCTCGGTTCGGTCTGGAACATGCTCACCGACATGCCTCCGGAGCCCATGATCGCCATGCGCTCGACCCGATCGGGGAGGTGTCCGGCCATCTCCGCGGCGATGGCTCCGCCCATCGAATTGCCGACGAACACCGCGGATTCGATGTCGAGCTCGTCCATCAGCCGTGCAATCCAGCGTGCGCCGGCGAGCGTGTACACCTCTTTCAGCTCGGGCAGGGACGTCCCGCCGAAGCCGGGGAGGTCGGGCATCACCACACGGAAATGCTCGGCGAAGAACGGGAGGTTGCGGCTGAAGTTCGACCATGCGGTCACACCCGGGCCGGAGCCGTGGAGCATCACGAGCGGACGACCTGACCCGGCCTCGTGATAGTGGAAATCGAGGCCGTCGATCGTCGTGGTGGCGGAGGTCGTCTCGTAGGTCAACTCGGCAGTCATGTCTTCCGGCCTCTCGTCGGGGTGTCACCGGTGCGGGTGGGTAGTGGAAAGCTTTTGTGGCACTGCTGTGTCCGATCACGTGCACTGCCTATCGCGGGTGCTCGACCGGCGTTCGGTACCCGAGACCTCAGACGCGACGTTAGGCCGCCGTGTGCACCGCGGGGAGGTCGATCCCGGACACCGGGACCGGTGAACCTGCGTCGTCCACGATCACCTGGTGCGCCCGGAATCGTTCCATCACTTATAGCACTTGTTCAACTATGAGAACCAGCGAATCCGATACCTGACCGGGAGGTCGTCGCCGGTCTCGCTCAGTGGAACTTATATGGGCGCCCAGGGGCAACCCGGCCACACTTGGTGAAGGCTTCGACTAGGTGAACCAGGTCAGGAGAGGGGCGGCGTGTGAGCGACGTGGTCGTCTCGGATCCGGAGGAGTCCGGAACGGGCGCGCCGAACGCGCCGCACGTCCCGGGGGAACAGGGGCTGTGGGTCTTCCTCCTGGGCGACATGGTGATCTTCGCGGTGATGTTCGTGGCCTTCCTTGCCGATCGCGCCAAGGACCCGGATCTGTTCGGGGCGGCTCGGGAATCGCTCGATCTCACCATCCCGGTGACGAACACGATGGTGCTGCTCGTCAGCTCGCTCGTGGTCGCGATCGGCCTGACGAGCGTGCGTTCGGCAGATCATCGCAGGGCGGCAGCGGTCTTCGCGATGGCGATGTCGTGTGCCATCCTCTTCGTCGTGCTCAAGGCCGTCGAGTACGTCCACCTCGTTCACGGCGGCGACGGACCGGATTCGAATCCCTATTTCATGTGGTTGTTCATCCTCACCGGCATCCACCTCTCCCATGTCGTGGTCGGTGTGGTGGTCCTCGGGATCCTGTTGCAGCGAGCACGTCGAGCGGTGCCGGCGGATGGCCGCGGGCGCATGTTCTACGAAGGGGGAGCGTGCTATTGGCACATGGTCGACCTGCTGTGGATGGTCCTCTTCCCGCTGGTCTACCTGGTGGCGTGATCGCATGACACTCAGCGAAGTCGTGGGCCGACGGTACGTACGGACGTGGCTGATCCTCGTTCTGTTGGCGGTGGTCATCCCGATCGTCAGTCGGCAGACCCACGCCGGAACGGCAGCGACGGTGGTGGTTCTCGCCCTTGCCGCATACAAGGTCCGGTTGGTGGGGCTCGACTTCATGGAGATCAGAAGCGCACCGAAAGGCTTGCGGTGGGCCTTCGAAACCTATTGCGTCGGACTGTGGGTCGTACTCGCAGGCGCATTTCTGCTGCTGTGAGCGGCGCGAGTGAATCCGGGCATCGGAGCAACGAGAGAAAACACAGGAGGAAGTCATGTCGGACAACGAAGAGAACTATGACGTCGTGGTGGTCGGATCCGGCGGAGGCGGGTTGATCGGCGGGTACATCGCCGCTTCCCGCGGCCTGCGGACCCTCGTCATCGAGAAGACGGATCAGGTGGGCGGCACCACGTCGTATTCTGGTTCCGGCCTGTGGTTTCCGGGCAGTGCGCCCACCAGGCGAGCGGGCATCGACGACACCGATGTGGAGGCGGCGCGACAGTACATGCGGAAAGCGGTGAACGATCCCGGCCGCGAGGAGTTACAGGATGCCTACCTGTCGGCCGGTATCGCGCTGATCGACGAACTCGAACAGAGTGAGTGGTTCCAAACGTTCGAACATCAGCCGGTCCCGGACTATCTCGACCATCTGGAGGGAGCGACTCCGCACGGTCGAAGCATCTTCCCACCGCCCATCGCGGTGAACGAGCTGGGCGACAAGGCTTCCATCGTGCGGAAGTCGATCTATACGGAGCGCTATGGGCACACCGAGGACGAGATGTTCGTCGGAGGGCGCGCCCTCATCGCGCGAGCGTTGTCTGCCTTCCTCGAGACCGGGAATGGCGTGCTCAAGCTGAACACCGCACTCACCGGACTCGTCGTGGATGGTGACCGGATCGTGGGCGTCGAGGCGCTGAGCGACGGCGAGCCGGTGCGGTTGCGCGCCGCGCGGGGGGTCCTCCTGGCGGCCGGCGGGTTCGAGCACAATGCCGAACTGCGAGCCAAGTACGGCACGTTGCCGTCCAATGCGGAGTGGTCCGACGGAGTCGACTCGAACGTTGGCGATGCCCTCGTGGCAGGCATCGCGGTGGGCGCGGAGACGGACCTGATGGACGAGGCCTGGTACGTGCCCGGCACCGTCCAGCCCGACGGAAAGCCGGTGTTCCAGAGCGGTATCCGCGGAGGTATCTGGGTGAACGGTGCCGGTGAACGATTCGTCAACGAGCTCCGTCCGTACGACCAGGCAGGCCATGTGATCCGCGACGGAGAGCGTGAGGCGGAAGGCTCGCACGCTCCCGCGTACTGGGTGTTCGACCACAAGGCGTTCGAACGAGACGGATTCGGTGGCAAAGGTCCTGATGTTCCGGTGTCGGCAGAGTGGTTCGAGTCCGGAGCACTCAAGAAAGCCGACAGCCTCGAAGAGCTCGCCGAGCTGATCGGCGTACCGCCCGCCGCGCTGGTCGATTCCGTGAAGACCTTCAACGGATATGTCGAGGACGGTGTCGACGAGGAGTTCCACCGGGGCGAGAGTGCCTGGGACCAGATGTTCCAGTTCATCGTCGGGTACCCGGCCCTGCCGGAGCAGAACTTCGTGGTTCCGTTGCCTGCTGAAGGTCCCAATCCGCTGCTGACGGCCACCGACACCCCGCCGTACTACGCGGCGACCATCCTGCTCTCCGATATCGGGACGAAGGGAGGGCTCAAGACCGACGCGAGCGCACGGGTGTTGGGTGCCGATGGTCAGCCCATCGGGGGGTTGTACGCGACGGGCAACACGATGGCGGCGATGTCGGGCCCGGTGTATCTGGGCGCGGGGACACCGATCGGGTCGTCGCTGGCCTTCGCCTACCGCGCCGCCCTCGACCTGGCGGATACCACGGAATGAGGTGACGTGTCGGCGTGACGGTCGGCCACCCACTTGAGCCACGGTTCCTCAGGGAACCGTGGCTCTTCGGTCTCTGACGGCTCGGTCTCCGATGGCTGCGCGATGCGGCCGATGTCGATCCCAGAGGGCAGCAACGAAAAGGTGCTCCCACGGAATCCGCGGGAGCACCTCGGTCGGGCCGGCGACGGGTGTGCGAGGCCCGCAGGTCAGACGAGGACGGGCACTGCCTCGTCGGCGGTCTCTGCTTCCTCGGACTTGACGGCCTTGAGGAGGAGAAGAGGTGTCGCCACCTTCCAGACCAGGTACGCGAGACACGGAAGCCAGAAGGCGAACAACCCATTCCAGGCCAGCGGTCCGGACGTGAACACATAGATGAACGCGCCCGGAGCGAGTACCACGGCGAGGATGAAGTTGAGGTAGGCGAACCAGCGCGGGAAGATCGGCTCGGTGCGTTTGTCGATGAGCACTGCGATACCGATCACGACGCACTGCAGGCAGAAGATGAATGCGAAACCGACGTAGGCGAAGTAGAACAGGTCGGTCATCAGCTGCAGGATCTCCGGTGACCTGTCCGCGGCGCGATAGGCGGCCGCCGAGAGGATGAACATCGGGTAGAAGAACCCGATCGGTGCCACGACACCGGTGAGGACCTGGGTCATGGTGAGCACTCCCCAGCCGCGCTCGATACGGCGCATCTGCCAACTGGTGGTCACCACGAAGAAGTATTCCAGCGGGATGACGAAGGAACAGATGACCGTGGTCCAGAGGATTCCGGAACGGTTGTCCACCATCCAATCCTTGACCTGCTGGCCCGACCATTCGGGGTCGATGGGTGGCTGGACCTTCGACAGCATGAAGAAGCACACGCCGACCACGGCCATGACGAGAAACCCCGACCACGCCGAGAAGCGTTGGAACTTATACAAGTAGCCCTTGTCTACATCCACTTCACCGTCTCCTTGGTTTGATTGTGGTTGTGCCGCTGCGAGAGATGGGTCGACAGACGGCGGACACATCACAGTGTGATGAACGCCGCACGGGTGCCAGTGCGCGATTCCGTTCACCGGGACGGGACCGACATGCGAACGCTCCGAGGCGTTCCCGGTGAGCGAGATCGTTTCTGTCCCGCGGGTACCGTGTCCCTACGCTTCTGGTCAGGTGCTTTGTCGAAAACGTGTGAGGAGAACGGATCATGACCGAAGCAGGGCCCGAACGGCCACGGCTCGCGCATTGTGGGGCCATCGCGCTGGGCACACCCAGACTCGAGACATCAGTCGGATTCTTTCGCGACATATTGGGTATGGAAGAAGTCGAAAGGGTCGGTGACACCGTCTATCTCCGTGGCTACCAGGAGATGAAGCACCACTCGCTCGTCTTGTTCCAGAACGAGACCGCGACCGTGGATTCGTACAGTTTCCGGGTACAACGGCCGCAGGACGTCGAGTTGTTCTACCACGAACTCGTCGCCCAGGACGTGGAGGTCGTCGAGCTGCCGTCCGGTCACCAATCGGGACGGGGCACCGCGATCCGCTTCCTGGTGCCGCACGCGGGTCATGCATTCGAGCTCTACTACGACATCGAGGCCCCGAAGGCCCCGGAGGAGATCCGCTCGAAGCTGCTCAGCAATTCGTCGCGGCGTCGTGGCCTCGGCGTCCGCCGGCTCGATCACTACAACATCCAGGCCAATCTGGAGAACGTCGGCAAGGCCGAGGAATGGCTGCGCGAGAACATGGGATTCAAGCGGCGCGAATTCGTCTACATGCCGGAGGCCGACGACATGCTGATCGCGTCGTGGAACTCGGCGACCTCGCAGGTCCACGATCTCGCGATCGCGATGAGCATGACCGGCGAGGACGCCCAGCTCCATCACGTCGCCTTCAACATCGAGAACCACAGCGATCTGCTCGTGGCGGCGGACACGCTTCGTGATCTCGACGTCAAATTCCATTGTGGGCCTGGAAAACACGGCATCGGGCAGGCAATGTACCTCTACCTCGAGGAGCCGGGTTCCGGACACCGGATCGAGCTTTACTCCGGTAGCTACCACATCTTCGATCCGGATTGGGAAGCACTGGGATGGACGCCCACCAATCCGGACGGGATGACGTGGTTCGGTCAGGAGCTCGACGTCACGCAGGGCGGCTCGATGGCGTCATCGACCGATTCGGTGTCGTCGGTGACGTCACTACTCGGTCAAGCGGCGGCGGTCGGGCAGGCCTGACGCCCGTTGCGAGAGAGTCTGACGCCGTGAGCAATTCGGAATCTCGACCACCGGGATGCTGGCTGACCGTGTGTTCGGACCCTCTTTAATCTGACCGAAGACCCGCGGGCACGGCACTCGCACAATTCCCACGTTCGAAGCTCGATCTGGACAAAGTCGAAGACGGAGAGCAGATGTCCAACCAACGTTATCTACACCTGAACCTGGTCGGCAACGAGATCAATCACCACCAGGGCGCACCCGCGTACGAGCGCGACCACGGCAGCGGCCCGAGCCGGCGCAACGCCTATCTTCCGATCCTGGAGATGGGCCGGCTCGCCGAGGAAGGCCTGTGCACGGCCATGTTCCTCGGCGACATCGCGGGTACCGCAGGGTCGCCCGCGCCGGATCACGGCCCTCCGGAGCCCATCACCGCGTTCGCGGCGCTCGCCTGCCAGACCCGATACCTCGGCCTCATCGCCACCGCCTCGACGTCGTTCTACGACCCGTACAACCTCGCCCGGCTCCTCGGCTCACTCGATCAGATCTCCAACGGCCGCGCCGGCTTCAACGCGGTCACCAGCGTCAGTGAGGAATGGGCGCTGAACTACAGCAAGGAAAGCCATCCGGACCGCAAGACCCGCTACCAGATCGCCGACGAGTTCCTCGATGTGGTGACCGGCCTCTGGGAGAACCGCGAACTGCGGTTCGATCCCGACGGCATCAGGCGCTTCTATGCCGATCCGATCAACCACCAGGGCAAGAACTATCAGGTCCTCGGCCCCCTCAACGTTGCGCCGAGCCCGCAGGGCCGCCCGCTGATCGCGCAGGCCGGGGGTTCTGGCCCGGGTATCAAGGTCGCGGCCAAGCATGCAGAGATGGTGTTCACGAATGCGAACACGCGTGAGCAGGCGGCCGAATACCGGGCGCAGCTCGACCAGGCACTGGCCGAGGCCGGCCGCGCGCAGGGTACCGTCCCGGCGATCCCCGGTCTGATCCCGTATCTCGGCCGGACGCTCGCCGAGGCCGAGGAGAAGCAGCGCGAGCTCGATCAGCATGTGGACTACGAGCTGTACGCGCCGTTCGCGCTGGTCCAGTTCGGGCTGGAGTACACGTTCGACAGCATCGATGATCCGTTCCCGCTCGACCAGCTCCCGAAGCCGGAGGACGTCCAGGACACCATCAAGAGCACCTACGGCAACTACGTCGGCCTCTACACCTGGATCACCGAGCATCCCGGTGCCACGGTGCGCGACGTGACCGCTCACTCGTTGGCCAGGGGCGGTGCGCAGCACCGTAAGTTCATCGGTTCCTACGACGATTTCGTCGAGGATCTGGCGACCTGGCACGCGGACGGTCACGTCGGTGGTTTCAACCTGATGTTCCCCACGGGGGTGATCGACATCCGTGAGTTCGTCGACGAGGTGGTTCCCCGTCTGATCGACCGGGGCATCTATCGAGGACGGCCCGACTCGCGTCCACTTCGTGAGCGATTCAGCGCGTGAGCATCCGGCGCGACATGGAGGCTCACAGCCAGTGATCACGTTTCGCGGCAACACCTTCGGTCAGATTCTCTCGAAAGAGGTGAGTACGAGATGACGCTCCCCGAACAGGCCCCGGGGCCGCAGCCAGAGGCCTATGACCCGGAATGGGTACGCGAGAAGTACGCGTACGAACGCGCCAAGCGGCTGCGGTCGGACGCTGTCGGACAGTTCATCGAGGTGACTGCCGAGTTCTCGCACTACGCGGATGATCCCTACACGGAGTTCGTCGAGCGCGACCCCGTCGATGACGAGGTGCAGGTCCTCGTCATCGGCGCCGGGCTGGGCAGTCTGATCGCGGCTGTCCGGTTGCGGGAGGCCGGATTCGACGACATCCGAATCGTCGACAAGGCGGGTGACGTCGGTGGCACCTGGTACTGGAACCGCTATCCGGGCGCCCAGTGCGACATCGAGTCGTACATCTACATGCCCATGCTCGAAGAGCTGGACTACATTCCCGAGCGCCGGTACGCATTCGGCCCGGAGATCCGCAAACACTGTGTGGGGATCGCCGAACACTACGATCTCTATCGCAATTCGCTCCTGCAGACCGCTGTGACGGAGATGGTATGGGACGACAGCGCACGGAAGTGGACGGTGACGACGGATCGGGGGGACCGGATCAGAGCGACCATCGTTCTGGTCTCGCCCGGGCCGCTGAGCAGGCCGAAGCTGCCCGGTATCCCCGGCATCAACTCTTTCGGAGGACACACCTTCCACACGAGTCGCTGGGACTACTCGTACA contains:
- a CDS encoding FAS1-like dehydratase domain-containing protein encodes the protein MSTETAAKADAEEIYTFKDEDIARARDIVGVYHAVRKREQFSRASPDIMRAFARGYGDDNPLFVDEDYGLDTRWGAQIAPPMINIAVTKDLLADPIPKEQRRPPFRGIHVFVSGSTTDWYRPVFDGDIIYSFEGFDKVELKESEFAGRSLLVTRIHVQFNQRAEIVQIQRVLTIHTERHESKKRKKYDTIERATYTPEEIAAIDEIYAAEQRRGAEPRYWEDVQVGESLPTMAKGPLTVTDMVVFHSGGYGFAPYTPCTGRLWHQNRQRIGAFYIPNEQGVPDVAQRIHWDAEYARSIGLPASYDYGMMRDCWLTHVLTDWIGDDGWIDSMSSQMRRFNYLGDTHTFTGEVVGKRVEDTRHLVDIEFRGTSQRDEVTCPATATVSLPSREAGLATLRKPPAELEAIAAQMIKRHGELRAAKRAGQV
- a CDS encoding SDR family oxidoreductase — its product is MRLTDHTFLVTGGASGLGAATAGAIVDAGGRVVIADLQSSDGKATAERLGPAAVFAPVDVTDEQSLADALDATEAHGPLRGAVHCAGRGGDRLRILDKAGDPAPLQSFRDVLEVNLIGTYNVLRLASARIARNDPIDTERGAIVLTASVAAFDGQIGQTSYTASKAGVHGITLVAARDLASVGIRVNTIAPGTFDTPMLARLRDDIRDGLAASVPFPKRLGLPEDYAGMALTLLQNAYVNGETVRLDGSIRMAPR
- a CDS encoding crotonase/enoyl-CoA hydratase family protein, with product MPEILTEVTDGVLIMTINRPRQRNAMTKSAAEELAAALDRLDDDPGIAVGVLTGSGGTFCAGMDLKRFQLGERPVVEGRGFGGLVQSPPAKPLVAAVEGWALGGGFEMVLAADLVVAGESAAFGLPEVKRGLIARAGGIFRTPQVLPRAVALELLLTGEPMSATQAERHGLINRVVPDGQAVEVARELASTIAANAPLAVRASKAVALSSRTWNDDEAFAGQVAFTDPVFASEDAKEGPAAFAERRAPRWKGR
- a CDS encoding flavin reductase family protein; the protein is MDDPNTAQVFEARYLRDVLGNFPTGVVAVTTMVTADEPAGMVVGSFTSVSLDPPLVSFLVDRSSTTLPKILDAGRFCANALASDQEWLCRQMSKRGADRFTGVKWEQSEYRNPILDGVVAWVDCTIEKTVELGDHFLVVGRIQDLTVASVKRPLLFFRGGYGDYTSTAQLLLDSHLGR
- a CDS encoding hydroxylase, producing the protein MAHEVIKRIEELGPELAALAEENEKLGKLSDKTADLLRQTGVIRMLQPTDFGGYAAHPRDFAAAVMAIAANDPAAGWVAGVVGVHPWELAQMDRRLQQEIWGDDPDTWVASPYMPNGIADPVENDSFVLSGRWPFSSGSDHCQWDFLGAMKGDGSGKPLMPPEVMHVVLPRSDYQLIDDSWDVVGLCGTGSKDVVVDKAVVPAYRTVTQSDISDGTASARSGREEAVYKLSFGVMFPLGITAAVIGICEGALATHLAIQKDRVAVTGVQVRDDPYVLHAAGEAAAEIEASRVQLIEGIGRLHDIIENGGTPTTEERSNQRRNQVRCAWRAVSALDEIFARSGGVAIRKSSPMQRYWRDAHVGLQHMIHVDGVAYHSNSLHKMGLETPPGMLVTI
- a CDS encoding alpha/beta fold hydrolase, which translates into the protein MTAELTYETTSATTTIDGLDFHYHEAGSGRPLVMLHGSGPGVTAWSNFSRNLPFFAEHFRVVMPDLPGFGGTSLPELKEVYTLAGARWIARLMDELDIESAVFVGNSMGGAIAAEMAGHLPDRVERMAIMGSGGMSVSMFQTEPSEGFQRLFAFLSDPTRERMVEWINTMVHDKSLVTDELVDERMRNATADGVIDRTRAIFGAMFNPTLRETYTPLWKRPDSITTPTLMLWGREDRMLPYDQAHFANRWLPDVELHTFSQCGHWIQVEKKQDFERVVLEFLTRETR
- a CDS encoding cytochrome c oxidase subunit 3, giving the protein MSDVVVSDPEESGTGAPNAPHVPGEQGLWVFLLGDMVIFAVMFVAFLADRAKDPDLFGAARESLDLTIPVTNTMVLLVSSLVVAIGLTSVRSADHRRAAAVFAMAMSCAILFVVLKAVEYVHLVHGGDGPDSNPYFMWLFILTGIHLSHVVVGVVVLGILLQRARRAVPADGRGRMFYEGGACYWHMVDLLWMVLFPLVYLVA
- a CDS encoding cytochrome C oxidase subunit IV family protein; amino-acid sequence: MTLSEVVGRRYVRTWLILVLLAVVIPIVSRQTHAGTAATVVVLALAAYKVRLVGLDFMEIRSAPKGLRWAFETYCVGLWVVLAGAFLLL
- a CDS encoding FAD-dependent oxidoreductase, coding for MSDNEENYDVVVVGSGGGGLIGGYIAASRGLRTLVIEKTDQVGGTTSYSGSGLWFPGSAPTRRAGIDDTDVEAARQYMRKAVNDPGREELQDAYLSAGIALIDELEQSEWFQTFEHQPVPDYLDHLEGATPHGRSIFPPPIAVNELGDKASIVRKSIYTERYGHTEDEMFVGGRALIARALSAFLETGNGVLKLNTALTGLVVDGDRIVGVEALSDGEPVRLRAARGVLLAAGGFEHNAELRAKYGTLPSNAEWSDGVDSNVGDALVAGIAVGAETDLMDEAWYVPGTVQPDGKPVFQSGIRGGIWVNGAGERFVNELRPYDQAGHVIRDGEREAEGSHAPAYWVFDHKAFERDGFGGKGPDVPVSAEWFESGALKKADSLEELAELIGVPPAALVDSVKTFNGYVEDGVDEEFHRGESAWDQMFQFIVGYPALPEQNFVVPLPAEGPNPLLTATDTPPYYAATILLSDIGTKGGLKTDASARVLGADGQPIGGLYATGNTMAAMSGPVYLGAGTPIGSSLAFAYRAALDLADTTE